A window from Pseudomonas moraviensis encodes these proteins:
- a CDS encoding FecR family protein, producing MKPSTPITPTPAQEQAALAWLSLLHDRPSTDDQLTFSQWLRADPAHAEAYAQAQVIWELSEAPARTLADEEAFALQGYLQAMDAPRRSPLLRWSGALAVAACLLLMVSLGTGWQAQRWFDDLRADHVSAPGEIRTVTLADQSQVTLDADSAIAVDFSHGQRRVQLIRGAGFFSVTHTGEPFVVAAEQGEARVLGTQFEVRRQPHGAQVTVLSGRVAVTADEHGEQQILTAGQQVAYANGTAEKLHAVDSDAQLAWRQGWLTYYKTTLADVVEDLRRYYPGRIVLINDELAARKVSGSFPSKDPQAVLNSLQGVLGFEQHRVLGHLIILR from the coding sequence GTGAAGCCATCCACTCCGATCACACCGACACCGGCCCAGGAGCAGGCCGCGCTGGCCTGGCTGAGCCTGTTGCACGACCGCCCGAGCACTGATGATCAACTGACCTTCAGCCAATGGCTGCGCGCCGATCCCGCCCACGCCGAGGCGTATGCGCAGGCGCAGGTGATCTGGGAACTCAGCGAAGCCCCGGCACGCACGCTGGCCGATGAAGAGGCGTTCGCGTTGCAAGGTTATCTGCAGGCGATGGATGCGCCACGGCGTTCGCCATTGTTGCGTTGGTCTGGGGCGCTGGCGGTGGCCGCGTGTCTGCTGCTGATGGTCAGCCTCGGCACCGGCTGGCAAGCGCAGCGCTGGTTCGACGATCTGCGCGCCGATCATGTCTCGGCGCCCGGTGAAATCCGCACGGTGACCTTGGCCGACCAATCGCAAGTGACGCTGGATGCTGATAGTGCGATTGCCGTGGATTTCAGCCACGGTCAGCGCCGCGTGCAGTTGATCCGTGGCGCCGGTTTCTTCAGCGTCACTCACACCGGCGAGCCGTTTGTGGTGGCGGCGGAGCAGGGCGAGGCGCGGGTACTCGGCACGCAGTTCGAAGTGCGCCGGCAACCTCACGGCGCGCAGGTCACGGTGTTGTCCGGGCGTGTCGCGGTGACGGCGGATGAGCATGGCGAACAGCAGATTCTCACTGCCGGCCAGCAAGTTGCCTATGCCAACGGCACGGCGGAAAAACTGCATGCCGTGGACAGTGACGCACAACTGGCCTGGCGTCAGGGTTGGCTGACTTACTACAAAACCACGTTGGCTGATGTGGTCGAGGATCTGCGCCGCTATTACCCGGGGCGGATTGTGCTGATCAACGATGAGCTGGCAGCGCGCAAGGTCAGCGGCAGCTTTCCGAGCAAGGACCCGCAGGCGGTGCTCAATTCGCTGCAGGGAGTGTTGGGGTTTGAGCAGCATCGGGTGTTGGGGCACCTGATCATTTTGCGCTGA
- the fecA gene encoding TonB-dependent Fe(3+) dicitrate receptor FecA, with the protein MQPTRLTPLARSLRNLLLGASLSFTALPAALGAETKVYHIAPASLETALNQFGREAGVLISFGSQVTSGVQSRGLEGNYTTQQGLDALLEGTGLQARAEGENAFSLQPLGDSALELGTSTVVGDWLGDAAQVNVFEHPGARDVIRRDEFERKGATQARDVLNRIPGVNAPENNGTGSHDMALNFGIRGLNPRLAARSTVLMDGIPVPFAPYGQPQLSFAPISMGNMDAVDVVRGGGAVRYGPQNVGGVVNFVTRAIPDEPTVKGGFQTETSPSSSHDGFKTSANLLAGGTNANGLGGALLYSGTRGGDWREHSDSEIDDLILKGKYQLDEANSFNAMAQYYEGKADMPGGLNVADYDADPYQSTRPKDQFWGRRTMFNFGYRYQEDRREFTANTFFTKTLRSGYLDQGTFLSLSPREYWVRGLETRFAQGFDLGPSSHEVGVGYRYINEAGHELRYRTPISANEYPTTSSRNDRDTRGGTEANAFFVDDRIDIGKWTITPGIRYEMIESQQTNNLTNVKYKGDYNTALPALNVLYHLTDSWNLYANTEGSFGSVQYSQMPNRVSSGEVKPEKARTWELGTRYDNGALRAEIGAFLINFDNQYESNQTNDSVIARGETRHQGIETSVNYALDDLSPALAGFDVYASYAYVDATIREDGPNKGNRVPFSSKHKGTIGVGYTEGPWKLNLDSSFQSDQFADNANTSKESADGSTGKIPGYMLFSSRAGYDFGPQLSDLNVAVGVKNMFNTQYFTRSFDDNNKGKYVGEPRTVYVQTSVAF; encoded by the coding sequence ATGCAGCCCACCCGCCTTACGCCACTGGCCCGCAGCCTGCGCAATCTTCTGCTTGGCGCCAGCCTGAGTTTCACCGCCCTGCCCGCCGCGCTGGGCGCCGAGACCAAGGTCTATCACATTGCCCCGGCGTCGCTGGAAACCGCGCTCAACCAGTTTGGCCGTGAAGCCGGCGTGCTGATCTCCTTCGGCTCGCAAGTCACCAGCGGTGTGCAAAGCCGTGGTCTGGAAGGCAATTACACGACGCAGCAAGGTCTCGATGCATTGCTCGAAGGCACCGGTCTGCAAGCCCGCGCCGAGGGCGAAAATGCCTTCAGCCTGCAACCGTTGGGAGATTCCGCGCTTGAGTTGGGCACTTCGACCGTGGTCGGCGACTGGCTCGGCGATGCGGCGCAGGTCAACGTGTTCGAACACCCGGGCGCGCGTGATGTGATTCGCCGCGACGAATTTGAGCGCAAGGGCGCGACGCAGGCCCGTGACGTGCTCAACCGCATCCCCGGCGTCAATGCGCCGGAGAACAACGGCACCGGCAGCCATGACATGGCGCTGAATTTCGGCATTCGCGGTTTGAATCCACGTCTGGCCGCGCGCTCGACAGTCTTGATGGACGGCATTCCGGTGCCTTTCGCGCCGTACGGTCAGCCGCAGTTGTCGTTCGCGCCAATCAGCATGGGCAACATGGATGCCGTGGACGTGGTGCGCGGCGGTGGCGCGGTGCGTTACGGCCCGCAGAACGTCGGCGGCGTGGTCAACTTCGTGACCCGGGCAATCCCCGACGAGCCGACGGTCAAGGGTGGTTTCCAGACTGAAACCAGCCCGTCGTCGAGCCACGACGGTTTCAAGACCAGCGCCAATCTGCTGGCCGGCGGCACCAACGCCAACGGCCTGGGCGGCGCCTTGCTGTACTCCGGCACCCGTGGCGGTGACTGGCGTGAGCACAGCGATAGCGAGATCGACGACCTGATTCTCAAGGGCAAATACCAGCTCGACGAAGCCAACAGTTTCAACGCCATGGCCCAGTATTACGAAGGCAAGGCCGACATGCCCGGCGGTCTGAACGTCGCCGATTACGACGCCGATCCTTATCAGTCGACGCGCCCGAAAGACCAGTTCTGGGGGCGCCGGACGATGTTCAACTTCGGCTATCGCTATCAGGAAGATCGCCGCGAGTTCACCGCCAACACCTTCTTCACCAAGACTTTGCGCAGCGGCTATCTGGATCAGGGCACGTTCCTTTCGCTGTCGCCACGCGAGTATTGGGTGCGTGGCCTGGAAACCCGCTTCGCCCAAGGCTTCGACCTGGGTCCGAGCAGCCATGAAGTCGGCGTCGGCTACCGCTACATCAACGAGGCCGGTCACGAACTGCGCTACCGCACGCCGATCAGCGCCAACGAATACCCGACCACCAGCAGCCGCAACGACCGCGATACCCGTGGCGGCACCGAGGCCAATGCGTTCTTCGTCGACGACCGTATCGACATCGGCAAATGGACCATCACCCCGGGCATACGTTACGAGATGATCGAGTCGCAGCAGACCAACAACCTGACCAACGTCAAATACAAGGGCGACTACAACACCGCGCTGCCGGCGCTGAACGTGCTCTATCACCTGACCGACAGCTGGAATCTGTACGCCAACACCGAAGGCTCGTTCGGCAGTGTGCAGTACAGCCAGATGCCCAACCGCGTGAGCAGCGGCGAGGTGAAACCGGAAAAGGCCCGCACCTGGGAACTCGGCACGCGTTATGACAATGGTGCCCTGCGCGCGGAAATCGGCGCATTCCTGATCAACTTCGATAACCAGTACGAAAGCAACCAGACCAACGATTCGGTGATCGCCCGCGGTGAAACCCGTCATCAAGGCATCGAGACCAGCGTCAATTACGCCCTCGATGACTTGAGTCCGGCGCTGGCCGGTTTCGATGTCTACGCCAGCTACGCTTATGTTGACGCGACTATCCGCGAAGACGGGCCGAACAAGGGCAATCGCGTGCCGTTCTCGTCGAAACACAAAGGCACGATTGGTGTCGGTTACACCGAAGGCCCTTGGAAGTTGAATCTGGATAGCAGCTTCCAGAGCGATCAGTTCGCCGACAACGCCAACACCTCGAAGGAAAGTGCCGATGGCAGCACCGGCAAGATACCGGGGTACATGCTGTTCAGCAGCCGCGCCGGGTATGACTTCGGACCGCAACTGTCGGATTTGAATGTGGCCGT
- a CDS encoding TonB-dependent siderophore receptor has protein sequence MKSRAKSGSVKQWLSVSALSFSALALLPMSMALAAEALSNQAQQQFIFALAAKPLPQALSDFSRVTGQSVVYTDEAPYGLNAPAVNGQMSAEQALQRLLGNSGLSFRRTDSHTLALEPAPTEGALNLDATTITSTRGESLSYQPPETSSVMRSSASLQEIPQTVNVIPAQVIRDQAPRNLDDALANVSGITQGNTLGSTQDSVMTRGFGDNRNGSIMRDGMPLVQGRGMNASVDRVEVLKGPASLLYGIQDPGGVVNLVSKKPELTQYNALTLRGSTYGDGKNGSGGAFDSTGALGDSGFAYRMIVDHEDEDYWRNFGTHRETLIAPSLAWYGERTKLLFAYEHREFLTPFDRGTLIDPRTNHPLDISRKERLDEPFNDMEGRSDLYHFEADHELNDDWKAHFGYSWNRETYDASQVRVTAINTRNGTLTRSMDGTRNAISTDRFTTASLEGKVNVLGMQHDLVFGVDDEYRKIYREDLIRQKSLSTFSYLNPVYGREVMGTTVSAPDSAQTDELRSDSVFLQDSIHLNEQWILVAGGRFQEYDQYAGKGVPFKANTDSNGQKWVPRAGLVYRYTDALSFYGSYTESFKPNSTIAPLSGSSTVLDGSIAPEEAKSWELGARLDMPGSITGNIALFDIKKRNVLVANSEGPTTIYSAAGEVRSRGLEVDVSGQLSERWNLIGSYAYTDAEVTEDPDYKGKRLQNVAKNSGSLSAVYDFGNVFGGDQLRVGAGARYVGERAGNAVNDFDLPSYTVADAFATYDTRVEGQKVKFQLNVKNLFDRTYYTSSASRFFVSMGDSRQVSLSSTLEF, from the coding sequence ATGAAGTCCAGGGCAAAATCCGGTTCGGTCAAACAGTGGTTAAGCGTGTCGGCGTTGAGTTTTTCCGCGTTGGCATTGCTGCCTATGAGCATGGCGCTGGCCGCTGAAGCGCTGAGCAATCAGGCGCAGCAGCAATTCATTTTCGCCCTCGCCGCCAAACCGCTGCCGCAAGCCCTGAGCGATTTCAGCCGCGTGACCGGGCAAAGCGTGGTCTACACCGACGAAGCGCCGTACGGCCTCAATGCTCCGGCAGTCAACGGGCAGATGAGCGCCGAGCAGGCCCTGCAACGCCTGCTCGGCAACTCCGGCCTGAGCTTTCGCCGCACTGACAGTCACACCTTGGCACTGGAGCCGGCGCCGACCGAAGGCGCGCTCAATCTCGACGCTACAACGATCACCTCAACGCGCGGTGAATCGCTGAGTTATCAGCCGCCGGAAACCAGTTCGGTGATGCGCTCATCGGCGTCGCTGCAAGAAATTCCGCAGACCGTCAATGTCATTCCGGCGCAGGTCATTCGTGATCAGGCGCCGCGCAATCTCGACGACGCGCTGGCCAACGTCAGTGGCATCACTCAGGGCAACACCTTGGGCAGTACGCAGGATTCGGTGATGACCCGCGGTTTCGGCGACAACCGCAATGGCTCGATCATGCGCGATGGCATGCCGCTGGTGCAGGGCCGCGGCATGAACGCCAGCGTGGACCGCGTCGAAGTGCTCAAGGGCCCGGCCTCGTTGCTCTACGGGATTCAGGATCCTGGCGGTGTGGTCAATCTGGTCAGCAAGAAGCCGGAACTGACCCAGTACAACGCTTTGACCCTGCGGGGTTCGACCTACGGTGACGGCAAGAACGGCAGCGGCGGCGCCTTCGACAGCACCGGTGCGCTGGGCGACTCCGGTTTCGCCTATCGCATGATCGTCGATCATGAAGACGAAGATTACTGGCGCAACTTCGGCACTCACCGCGAGACCCTGATCGCGCCGTCGCTGGCCTGGTACGGCGAACGCACCAAGCTGCTGTTTGCCTACGAGCACCGCGAATTTCTCACTCCGTTCGACCGTGGCACCTTGATCGATCCGCGCACCAATCATCCGCTGGATATCTCGCGCAAGGAGCGTCTCGATGAGCCGTTCAACGACATGGAAGGGCGCTCGGATCTGTACCATTTCGAAGCCGACCACGAACTCAACGACGACTGGAAAGCCCACTTCGGCTACAGCTGGAACCGCGAAACCTATGACGCCAGCCAGGTCCGCGTTACCGCCATTAATACCCGCAACGGCACACTGACACGCAGCATGGACGGCACCCGGAATGCGATCAGCACCGACCGTTTCACCACCGCCAGCCTCGAAGGCAAAGTCAATGTACTGGGCATGCAACATGACCTGGTATTCGGCGTCGATGACGAGTACCGCAAGATCTACCGCGAAGACTTGATTCGGCAAAAAAGCCTGAGCACTTTCAGCTACCTCAATCCGGTGTATGGCCGAGAAGTGATGGGCACTACGGTGAGTGCGCCCGACAGCGCACAGACCGATGAGCTGCGCAGCGATTCGGTGTTCCTGCAGGATTCGATTCACCTCAACGAGCAGTGGATTCTGGTCGCGGGAGGACGCTTTCAAGAGTACGACCAGTACGCCGGCAAAGGCGTGCCGTTCAAGGCCAATACCGACAGCAACGGGCAGAAGTGGGTGCCGCGCGCCGGTCTGGTCTATCGCTACACCGACGCTTTGTCGTTCTACGGCAGCTACACCGAATCGTTCAAACCCAACTCGACCATCGCCCCGCTGAGCGGCAGCAGCACGGTACTCGACGGCAGTATCGCGCCGGAGGAAGCCAAGTCCTGGGAGTTGGGGGCGCGACTGGATATGCCGGGCAGCATCACCGGCAATATCGCGTTGTTCGACATCAAGAAGCGCAACGTGCTGGTGGCCAACTCCGAAGGTCCGACGACGATTTACAGTGCGGCAGGCGAAGTGCGTTCACGCGGGCTGGAAGTCGATGTCAGCGGGCAACTCAGCGAGCGCTGGAACCTGATCGGCAGCTATGCCTACACCGATGCCGAAGTCACCGAGGACCCGGACTACAAAGGCAAGCGCCTGCAGAACGTCGCGAAGAATTCCGGGTCGCTGTCGGCGGTGTACGACTTCGGCAATGTGTTTGGCGGCGATCAATTGCGTGTCGGTGCCGGCGCACGTTATGTCGGCGAGCGGGCCGGCAACGCGGTGAATGATTTCGATCTGCCGAGCTACACCGTGGCTGATGCATTTGCCACTTACGACACCAGAGTCGAAGGGCAGAAAGTCAAGTTTCAGTTGAACGTGAAGAACCTGTTTGATCGCACTTACTACACGTCATCAGCGAGCCGGTTCTTCGTCTCGATGGGGGACTCACGGCAGGTTTCGCTTTCCAGCACTCTGGAGTTCTGA
- a CDS encoding DUF4880 domain-containing protein produces the protein MNRVPEFSAQVAEQAVYWLLEMQQGTLTPRQQQAWQQWLDAHSEHRRAWEHMQRVNQRLRGVSSPLAHAALNGPKAASRRQALKKLLIFGAGSAATWGLREHTPLPSLLADYRTPVGQRRKVALGGADSLQLNTASSADVDNAQRQIRLLEGEMLLSAASPFDIHTAHGVLKTQGARLNVRQFADRTQIALFEGRVELTANPRAPLLLPVARQLSFTASSVSEAKPLDANSGAWTDGMLVAAHMRLGDFLEELGRYRRGQLSCASPVADLLISGTYPLDDSERILDLLEISLPVKVRRFTRYWVSVEARV, from the coding sequence ATGAATCGAGTGCCGGAATTTTCCGCGCAGGTCGCCGAACAGGCGGTGTACTGGCTGCTGGAAATGCAGCAGGGCACGCTCACCCCGCGCCAGCAACAGGCCTGGCAACAATGGCTGGATGCGCACAGCGAGCACCGCCGGGCGTGGGAGCACATGCAACGGGTCAACCAGCGCTTGCGCGGCGTGTCGTCACCCTTGGCCCACGCGGCGTTGAACGGGCCGAAGGCCGCCAGCCGTCGTCAGGCGCTGAAAAAGCTGCTGATTTTCGGTGCCGGCTCAGCGGCGACCTGGGGCCTGCGCGAGCACACGCCGCTGCCGTCGCTGCTCGCCGATTACCGCACACCGGTCGGGCAACGGCGCAAAGTTGCCTTGGGCGGCGCCGATTCCTTGCAGCTCAATACCGCCAGCTCCGCCGATGTCGATAACGCGCAGCGCCAGATTCGTCTGCTTGAAGGCGAAATGCTCCTGAGCGCTGCGAGCCCGTTCGACATACACACGGCGCACGGCGTGTTGAAAACCCAAGGGGCGCGCCTGAACGTGCGGCAGTTTGCCGATCGCACGCAGATCGCGCTGTTTGAAGGGCGAGTCGAACTCACCGCCAACCCGCGCGCGCCCCTGCTGCTGCCGGTCGCGCGGCAGTTGAGTTTTACTGCCAGCTCGGTCAGCGAGGCTAAACCGCTGGACGCCAACAGCGGCGCCTGGACCGATGGCATGCTGGTCGCCGCCCATATGCGCCTCGGCGACTTTCTTGAAGAGCTTGGCCGCTACCGGCGCGGTCAGTTGAGTTGCGCCAGCCCGGTCGCCGATCTGCTGATTTCCGGGACGTATCCGCTGGATGACAGTGAGCGGATTCTCGACCTGCTGGAAATCAGTTTGCCAGTGAAAGTGAGGCGCTTTACCCGATATTGGGTGAGCGTTGAAGCGCGGGTTTAG
- a CDS encoding DUF3325 domain-containing protein: MLLALLLTYAGFTALCLSMPRHHAELLGAKPSTGRQRAMSLAGWLLLALSLWAAVAANGWSFGLVDWFAVLMLSALALVLLLPYRPRLALALAGLSLLASPVAAWAQC; the protein is encoded by the coding sequence ATGCTGCTGGCCCTGTTACTCACCTACGCCGGTTTCACCGCATTGTGTCTGTCGATGCCTCGCCATCACGCTGAATTGCTCGGCGCCAAACCTTCGACTGGACGGCAGCGAGCGATGTCGTTGGCGGGATGGCTGTTGCTGGCGCTGTCGCTGTGGGCGGCGGTCGCAGCCAATGGCTGGAGCTTTGGTCTGGTCGACTGGTTCGCGGTGCTGATGCTCAGCGCTTTGGCACTGGTGCTGTTGCTGCCGTATCGCCCGCGTCTGGCCTTGGCACTGGCCGGGTTGAGCCTGCTGGCGAGTCCGGTTGCGGCCTGGGCGCAGTGCTGA
- a CDS encoding RNA polymerase sigma factor: MLIGLPPESRDDEARGARAHFLQVFLSQRAQMEALVNRRVGCRATAADLVQDLFLRFWRRPLVQVEELSTYLLRCAGNIAIDHLRSEGTRTRFNDGWLPDEPDSHGSEPQAALEAGNDLRHVEAALRALPERTRQIFLLNRIHGRKYAEIAKAMGLSQSAVEKHMMRALEACKASLRDPAPRLPGKAP; the protein is encoded by the coding sequence GTGCTGATCGGTCTGCCGCCGGAATCGCGTGATGATGAAGCGCGTGGCGCGCGTGCGCATTTTCTCCAGGTGTTTCTGTCCCAGCGTGCGCAAATGGAAGCACTGGTGAACCGGCGCGTCGGTTGTCGGGCGACGGCGGCGGATCTGGTCCAGGATCTGTTTTTGCGCTTCTGGCGGCGGCCGCTGGTCCAGGTCGAAGAACTCAGCACCTATCTGCTGCGCTGCGCCGGCAACATCGCCATCGATCATTTGCGCAGCGAAGGCACGCGCACGCGGTTCAACGATGGCTGGCTGCCGGACGAACCCGATAGCCACGGCAGCGAACCCCAGGCCGCGCTCGAAGCCGGCAATGATCTGCGTCATGTCGAAGCAGCGTTGCGCGCCTTGCCCGAACGCACGCGGCAGATTTTTCTGCTCAATCGCATTCACGGGCGCAAGTACGCGGAAATCGCCAAGGCCATGGGGCTGTCCCAAAGTGCCGTGGAAAAACATATGATGCGCGCCCTCGAGGCCTGCAAGGCCAGCCTGCGCGACCCCGCGCCACGCCTGCCAGGGAAAGCACCGTGA
- a CDS encoding PepSY-associated TM helix domain-containing protein: MKEGFRQAMAWLHTWAGLVFGWLLFAIFFTGTLAYFKDEISHWMQPEMAAHPLDAEASLTLAQNYLQQHAAGASRWLIDLPDARDPGLTVRWQQAPAMPGERGRFESRTLDAQSGAEVQGRESMGGEFFYRFHFQLQMPYPWGRWLATIAAMVMFVALISGIITHKKIFKDFFTFRPRKGQRSWLDGHNAVGVLVLPFHLMITYSSLVIFMSMVMPASIVASYGSDVRKFYDEVFPASKTPERADIAAPLTAMAPLLAKASEQWSGGHTARLSVSNPGDASATVVLSRAGDQVVHDFGRAVTFNGVTGQLLSSTPDQPMAMSVGGAFYGLHMGHFAGPLLRWLYFICGLAGTAMIGTGLVIWLGKRQLKHAKSPALPFELRLVEVLNIASMAGLVSAVAVFFLANRLLPVSLTGRADCEVNAFFIAWGLSLVHAVLRPGRKAWIEQLTLGAALFIAVPLINALTTPWNLGATLIQRDWALAGFDLTCLATGLFLGWAARKMQRAGNRVSVPKVKSSPRSITLEQSAN; this comes from the coding sequence ATGAAAGAGGGTTTCCGCCAGGCGATGGCCTGGCTGCACACCTGGGCCGGACTGGTGTTCGGCTGGTTGCTGTTCGCGATCTTTTTCACCGGAACGCTGGCTTACTTCAAAGACGAAATCAGCCACTGGATGCAGCCGGAAATGGCTGCGCATCCACTCGATGCCGAAGCGAGCCTGACCCTGGCGCAAAACTATCTGCAGCAACACGCCGCCGGTGCCTCGCGCTGGCTGATCGATTTGCCCGATGCCCGCGATCCCGGCCTTACCGTGCGCTGGCAGCAGGCCCCGGCCATGCCCGGGGAGCGCGGTCGCTTCGAATCCAGGACCCTCGACGCCCAGAGCGGGGCCGAAGTACAGGGCCGCGAAAGCATGGGCGGCGAGTTCTTCTACCGCTTCCACTTCCAGTTGCAGATGCCTTATCCGTGGGGCCGCTGGCTGGCGACCATCGCTGCGATGGTGATGTTCGTCGCGTTGATCAGCGGCATCATCACCCACAAGAAAATCTTCAAGGACTTCTTCACCTTTCGCCCGCGCAAGGGCCAGCGTTCCTGGCTCGACGGGCATAACGCGGTGGGTGTGCTGGTGCTGCCGTTTCACTTGATGATCACCTACAGCAGCCTGGTGATTTTCATGTCGATGGTCATGCCGGCCAGCATCGTTGCCTCTTACGGCAGTGACGTGCGCAAGTTTTACGACGAAGTCTTTCCCGCCTCGAAGACGCCGGAACGTGCTGATATCGCCGCGCCGCTGACCGCCATGGCTCCGCTACTTGCCAAGGCCAGCGAGCAGTGGTCGGGCGGCCACACCGCGCGCCTGTCGGTGAGCAATCCGGGCGATGCCAGCGCCACGGTGGTGCTGTCCCGCGCAGGCGATCAAGTGGTGCATGATTTCGGCCGGGCGGTGACGTTCAACGGCGTCACTGGGCAGCTCCTGAGCAGTACCCCCGATCAACCCATGGCGATGTCGGTGGGTGGTGCATTCTACGGTCTGCACATGGGCCATTTCGCCGGGCCGCTGTTGCGCTGGCTGTATTTCATCTGCGGACTGGCCGGCACGGCGATGATCGGCACCGGGCTGGTGATCTGGCTGGGCAAGCGTCAGCTCAAGCACGCAAAAAGCCCAGCGCTGCCGTTCGAATTGCGTTTGGTCGAAGTGCTTAATATTGCCAGCATGGCCGGGCTGGTGTCGGCGGTGGCGGTATTCTTTTTGGCCAATCGGTTGTTGCCGGTGAGTCTGACGGGACGGGCCGACTGTGAAGTGAATGCGTTCTTCATTGCCTGGGGCCTGAGCCTGGTGCATGCGGTGTTGCGTCCGGGCCGCAAGGCCTGGATCGAACAGCTGACGCTCGGCGCCGCGCTGTTTATCGCGGTGCCGCTGATCAATGCGCTGACTACGCCGTGGAATCTTGGCGCGACCTTGATACAGCGCGATTGGGCGTTGGCCGGATTTGATCTGACTTGTCTGGCGACGGGGCTTTTTCTCGGCTGGGCTGCGCGCAAGATGCAGCGTGCTGGCAACCGCGTCAGCGTTCCCAAAGTAAAGTCATCGCCTCGGTCGATTACCCTTGAACAGAGTGCCAACTGA
- a CDS encoding sigma-70 family RNA polymerase sigma factor — protein MPPAHPVESLYHAHHSWLTGWLRRKLGCPDSAADLAQDTFVKVLTAREPPVIIEPRAFLTTLAKRVLFNHYRRQDLERAYLETLAQMPEMVAPSEEHKAIILQTLLELDELLDGLPQPIKRAFLLAQVDGLTYPQIAAELGISIATVKRHLNKAAMRCYFAL, from the coding sequence TTGCCGCCCGCCCATCCTGTCGAATCGCTCTATCACGCCCATCACAGCTGGCTCACCGGCTGGCTGCGACGCAAGCTCGGCTGCCCGGACAGCGCGGCGGATCTGGCTCAGGACACGTTCGTCAAAGTGCTCACCGCCCGCGAGCCGCCGGTGATCATCGAACCGCGCGCGTTTCTCACCACCTTGGCCAAGCGTGTGCTGTTCAACCATTACCGGCGGCAGGATCTGGAACGCGCCTACCTCGAGACGCTGGCGCAAATGCCCGAGATGGTCGCGCCGTCGGAAGAACACAAAGCGATCATCCTGCAGACGTTGCTCGAACTCGATGAGCTGCTCGACGGTTTGCCGCAGCCGATCAAACGCGCCTTCCTGCTCGCGCAGGTCGATGGCCTGACTTATCCGCAGATCGCCGCTGAACTGGGTATCTCGATAGCCACGGTCAAACGCCATCTGAACAAAGCGGCGATGCGCTGCTATTTCGCTTTATGA
- a CDS encoding DUF3649 domain-containing protein, which produces MKGKLATLPMSYRLAVTSRVLAAVFGGYLVAALASVTLTLWLPLNRAEAVVTGMTVSFLVYLVAVLWCFACRSAWSAWVGLLVPSVILATISGVARGLGLA; this is translated from the coding sequence ATGAAAGGCAAACTCGCCACGCTTCCCATGTCCTATCGTCTGGCCGTCACTTCGCGAGTGCTGGCGGCGGTTTTCGGCGGCTATCTGGTCGCGGCGCTGGCCAGTGTCACCCTGACGCTGTGGCTGCCGTTGAACCGCGCTGAAGCCGTGGTCACCGGCATGACCGTGTCCTTTCTCGTCTATCTGGTCGCAGTGCTCTGGTGCTTTGCCTGCCGCAGCGCATGGTCGGCATGGGTCGGCTTGCTGGTGCCGAGCGTGATTCTCGCCACCATTTCCGGTGTCGCGCGCGGTCTGGGGCTGGCATGA